One genomic window of Leptospira paudalimensis includes the following:
- a CDS encoding carboxypeptidase M32, translating into MALPQALENYRKQYRKIKLFQDISSVLHWDSEVMMPEEGREYRSTQIAAVAELTHEWMTDPSFLELIQSAKLTTKELPESERSLWNRELEILMEEKEKADKLPSEFVAEFAKLTNLAHAEWAEAKKEKNFKLFSDRLEELVTLSKKQADYFGYTTEPYDALLDSYEKGAKANQIQILFSDLKKSLIPIVSKAPRFESPFKRPIPIANQNKFCNRLPSILGLTKKESRLDISNHPFSTSLGKGDKRITTRYSETDPLSSIFGVLHETGHSLYESGLSTMPNWPNPLTEYLSLGIHESQSRLWENQVGRSLPFWEFMYPILLDDFELSESELPFQDLYKYINSTEKSKIRVEADQVTYNLHIILRFEIERDLINGNIKVKELPEIWNSKMKESFGMIIENDAEGVLQDIHWSMGAFGYFPTYTLGNIFSAQFFKKFTQEYPDSHNKFASKGDFSDLLFWLRKNIHSKGKILTIENLVSEATGEPANAKYLISYLEEKVKEVSISN; encoded by the coding sequence ATGGCCCTCCCTCAAGCGCTCGAAAATTATCGAAAACAATATCGAAAAATCAAACTTTTCCAAGATATTTCTTCCGTTCTCCACTGGGACTCAGAAGTGATGATGCCAGAAGAGGGAAGAGAGTATCGATCAACTCAAATTGCTGCCGTTGCGGAACTCACCCATGAATGGATGACGGATCCATCTTTTTTGGAGCTCATTCAATCTGCGAAACTAACCACAAAAGAACTTCCAGAATCGGAAAGGTCATTATGGAATCGTGAGCTTGAAATTTTGATGGAGGAGAAAGAAAAAGCAGATAAATTGCCATCTGAATTCGTTGCTGAATTTGCAAAACTCACCAATTTAGCACATGCAGAATGGGCCGAGGCAAAAAAGGAAAAAAACTTTAAATTATTTTCGGATAGACTTGAGGAATTGGTTACATTATCCAAAAAACAAGCGGATTACTTTGGTTATACGACAGAACCTTATGATGCTTTATTGGATTCCTATGAGAAGGGTGCCAAGGCAAACCAAATCCAAATTTTATTTTCTGATTTAAAAAAATCACTTATTCCGATTGTATCAAAGGCTCCAAGGTTCGAAAGTCCATTCAAAAGACCTATACCAATTGCCAATCAAAACAAATTCTGTAATCGACTTCCTTCCATTTTAGGACTCACAAAAAAAGAATCAAGATTAGACATTAGTAACCACCCTTTTTCCACTAGTTTAGGAAAAGGGGACAAACGAATCACAACTAGATATTCTGAAACCGATCCATTATCTTCCATCTTCGGCGTGTTACATGAGACTGGTCATTCTTTATATGAGTCTGGATTGTCAACCATGCCAAATTGGCCAAATCCATTAACGGAGTATCTAAGTTTAGGAATTCACGAATCACAAAGTCGCCTGTGGGAAAACCAAGTGGGAAGGTCTTTACCTTTTTGGGAATTTATGTATCCGATTTTATTAGATGACTTTGAATTGTCTGAATCAGAACTTCCTTTTCAAGATTTATATAAATATATAAACAGCACGGAAAAATCAAAGATCCGCGTTGAAGCAGATCAGGTCACATATAACCTCCATATTATATTGCGATTTGAGATCGAAAGAGATTTGATCAATGGCAACATCAAAGTCAAAGAATTACCAGAAATTTGGAATTCTAAAATGAAAGAAAGTTTTGGAATGATAATTGAAAACGATGCAGAAGGAGTTTTGCAAGACATTCATTGGTCTATGGGAGCCTTCGGATATTTTCCAACTTATACATTAGGAAATATATTCAGTGCACAATTTTTTAAAAAATTTACACAAGAATATCCTGATTCGCATAACAAATTTGCTTCGAAAGGTGATTTTTCAGATTTATTATTTTGGTTACGAAAAAACATTCATTCCAAAGGAAAAATCTTAACGATTGAAAATTTAGTTTCGGAAGCTACAGGCGAACCAGCAAATGCGAAGTATCTTATTTCATATTTAGAAGAAAAAGTAAAGGAAGTTTCAATTTCCAATTAA
- a CDS encoding DUF423 domain-containing protein, with product MKLVKKQSDLVLILLICLSGFLAVAIGAFGAHGLKKIIPPDLMITFETGNKYHFYHSITALIAFLMLILSEQYETSEKSNKYLRFSIWMFLVGILIFSFSLYFLAITGIKILGAITPFGGVSFLAAWFFLGLGMYYFFVPKK from the coding sequence ATGAAACTTGTCAAGAAGCAATCCGATTTAGTTTTAATCTTACTCATTTGTTTATCTGGTTTTTTAGCTGTGGCGATTGGTGCCTTTGGAGCACATGGTCTGAAAAAAATCATACCACCAGATCTTATGATCACTTTTGAAACTGGAAATAAATACCATTTTTATCATAGTATTACAGCTCTTATCGCATTTTTGATGTTAATCCTTTCCGAGCAATACGAGACCTCTGAGAAATCAAACAAATATCTTCGATTCTCCATTTGGATGTTTTTGGTAGGTATTTTGATTTTTTCTTTTAGTTTATATTTCTTAGCAATTACAGGAATTAAAATTCTTGGTGCCATCACTCCTTTTGGAGGAGTGAGTTTTCTGGCTGCTTGGTTTTTTCTAGGACTAGGAATGTATTATTTTTTTGTTCCGAAAAAATAG
- a CDS encoding CPBP family intramembrane glutamic endopeptidase encodes MQNRFFEIFRLTAYSLGLVYVCSFFYSVFFLAFVNHSVLNHRIPEEQILPLYEEYSEGKLDFSGLLAEYQKVVNPIKDQFQKEITENPNTLLSEFYEIVFSEKPYYLLGHSVPWFLCYVGLGYLLYKKVLQIPVTNLQDELSIPILLRGITNGFICFFVVVVFGVILEKLSVPLESGVFAKKLYESIHGNGYLLAWGIYVVGIITGILEEIFFRGFLLKAFIDKGLTQEGLLIVSLLFGWLHYGEGTSIAIPFIICGVGMFFGYLYIKTGNLWIAMACHATYNSLGLINAYLQLPVVQS; translated from the coding sequence ATGCAGAATCGATTTTTTGAGATCTTTCGGCTCACTGCCTACTCTTTGGGTCTCGTTTATGTTTGTTCCTTTTTTTATTCCGTATTCTTTCTGGCGTTTGTAAACCATTCGGTCTTAAACCACAGGATCCCAGAAGAACAAATCCTTCCTCTCTATGAAGAATATTCTGAAGGTAAGTTAGATTTTTCGGGACTTTTGGCGGAATACCAAAAAGTTGTAAATCCTATCAAGGACCAATTTCAAAAAGAAATCACCGAAAATCCAAATACGTTACTGAGTGAATTCTATGAGATTGTGTTTTCTGAAAAACCATATTACTTATTAGGACACTCAGTTCCATGGTTTTTGTGTTATGTGGGGCTTGGTTATTTATTATACAAAAAAGTATTACAAATTCCTGTCACAAACTTACAAGATGAACTTTCAATTCCCATTTTATTACGAGGGATCACAAACGGCTTCATATGTTTTTTTGTAGTGGTAGTATTTGGTGTGATTCTTGAAAAATTATCGGTTCCATTGGAATCAGGTGTTTTTGCAAAAAAATTATACGAATCCATTCATGGAAATGGTTACCTTCTAGCTTGGGGTATTTATGTTGTAGGTATCATTACAGGAATTTTGGAAGAAATCTTTTTTAGAGGTTTTTTACTGAAAGCTTTCATTGATAAAGGATTAACCCAAGAAGGACTTCTCATTGTATCCTTATTATTTGGTTGGTTACATTATGGAGAAGGTACTTCCATTGCCATTCCTTTCATCATTTGTGGAGTTGGTATGTTCTTTGGTTATCTGTACATTAAAACAGGAAATCTTTGGATAGCCATGGCTTGCCATGCCACTTACAATTCATTAGGATTAATCAATGCTTATCTTCAATTACCAGTGGTCCAATCATGA
- a CDS encoding peptidoglycan DD-metalloendopeptidase family protein has product MSNRLIFLKWTVIWIGFGAVANLFPSPLTLANLEYSNPSLKNLRSEIKENLRISKSGTKKEILIPLKYYEYKVKKEDNFFKIMARTGMDLETLSSVNELSSPHDLSQGMILEIPNMRGTFHPEETDGSDKTKLLLADKYQIDANKLQYDSERGKWFLPGISMGKSEKSFFYGFGFQFPLTAAIISSNFGKRLDPFTKKETFHGGLDMAAKQGSDVFSSMDGEVSFVGAQGGYGNLIIIKHILGYETRYGHLLNFAVKQGQRVKKGEKIGEVGQTGRATGPHLHFEIRRNSKRERPIFRSH; this is encoded by the coding sequence ATGTCTAATCGCCTTATTTTTCTGAAATGGACTGTGATTTGGATCGGTTTTGGAGCCGTGGCGAATCTATTTCCTAGTCCTCTCACATTGGCAAACCTTGAATATTCGAATCCATCTTTAAAAAACCTCCGATCCGAAATCAAAGAAAACTTAAGAATTTCAAAATCTGGAACTAAAAAAGAAATCCTCATCCCACTCAAATATTACGAATATAAGGTGAAAAAGGAAGATAACTTTTTCAAAATCATGGCACGAACTGGTATGGATTTAGAAACTTTGTCCTCCGTTAACGAGCTCAGTTCCCCTCATGATTTATCACAAGGGATGATCCTTGAAATCCCAAATATGCGTGGAACATTCCATCCAGAAGAAACGGATGGTAGTGACAAAACAAAATTGCTTTTAGCAGATAAATACCAAATTGATGCAAACAAATTACAATATGATTCCGAACGAGGTAAATGGTTTTTGCCTGGTATCTCAATGGGAAAATCAGAAAAATCTTTCTTTTACGGATTTGGATTTCAGTTCCCACTAACAGCCGCTATCATCTCATCAAATTTTGGAAAACGATTAGATCCTTTTACTAAAAAGGAAACGTTTCACGGTGGTTTGGATATGGCCGCCAAACAAGGATCAGATGTATTTTCTTCAATGGACGGAGAAGTTAGTTTTGTTGGTGCACAAGGTGGATATGGTAATCTAATTATTATTAAACATATTTTAGGTTACGAAACTAGATACGGACATCTATTGAACTTTGCAGTAAAACAAGGACAAAGAGTCAAAAAAGGCGAAAAAATTGGGGAAGTAGGTCAAACAGGTAGAGCGACCGGTCCACATTTGCATTTTGAAATTAGAAGAAATTCAAAAAGAGAAAGACCTATTTTTCGATCTCATTAA
- a CDS encoding acyl-CoA dehydrogenase family protein: protein MDFEIPQEVETLRKNIQSFITEEIIPLEKHYDYEKGRMPEDINQQARAKVKSAGFWTPHLPKSEGGLGLDLIGTCIIFSELGRSPIAPYIFNCDAPDEGNMHLLSLAASEKQKELILHPLIKGELRTGFAMTEPSPGAGSDPTSLQTNAEKQGDKYILNGRKWYCTGANGAKYLIVMAKVNGSFRKTTMFLVPTDAKGYTMVREIELMGSHGPGGHCELNFENVEVPEDMVLGRVGEGFRLSQERLGPARLTHCMRWTGMARRALSIARSYAKEREVFSARIADHQGIQWMFAERATEIEMAFLLTLKAAWLLKMGKDARQETSMAKWKVSESLCNTIDMAIQICGGKGYSRDLPLELFYRDARAARIADGPSEVHKMVIGRNYVSEKWDF from the coding sequence ATGGACTTTGAAATTCCCCAAGAAGTTGAAACACTTCGTAAAAACATCCAATCTTTTATAACAGAAGAAATCATTCCTCTGGAAAAACATTATGATTATGAAAAAGGTCGAATGCCAGAGGACATCAACCAACAAGCACGCGCTAAAGTAAAATCGGCCGGGTTTTGGACACCTCACCTTCCCAAATCAGAAGGTGGATTGGGTTTAGATTTAATTGGTACCTGTATTATTTTTAGTGAGCTTGGTCGTTCTCCCATTGCTCCTTATATTTTTAATTGTGATGCTCCAGATGAAGGAAACATGCATTTGTTGTCTCTTGCAGCATCAGAAAAACAAAAAGAATTAATTTTACATCCACTCATCAAAGGTGAACTTCGCACTGGATTTGCTATGACTGAACCTTCTCCAGGTGCAGGATCAGATCCCACTTCTTTGCAAACCAATGCAGAAAAACAAGGTGATAAATACATTCTCAATGGACGTAAGTGGTATTGCACTGGCGCAAATGGAGCAAAGTACCTCATCGTAATGGCGAAGGTGAATGGAAGTTTTCGCAAAACTACGATGTTTCTTGTGCCAACTGATGCGAAAGGTTATACGATGGTACGTGAGATAGAACTCATGGGTTCACACGGACCAGGTGGGCATTGTGAACTCAATTTTGAAAATGTAGAAGTACCTGAAGATATGGTTTTAGGTAGAGTAGGCGAAGGTTTTCGTTTATCGCAGGAAAGATTAGGACCTGCTCGTCTCACCCATTGTATGAGATGGACTGGGATGGCAAGAAGAGCCCTTTCGATTGCGCGAAGTTATGCGAAAGAAAGAGAAGTTTTTAGTGCACGGATTGCCGATCACCAAGGAATTCAGTGGATGTTTGCTGAACGTGCTACTGAGATCGAGATGGCATTCTTATTAACATTGAAGGCAGCTTGGTTATTAAAAATGGGTAAGGATGCAAGACAGGAAACTTCCATGGCAAAATGGAAAGTCAGTGAATCGTTGTGTAATACAATTGATATGGCGATCCAAATATGTGGTGGAAAAGGATATTCAAGAGACTTACCACTCGAATTATTTTACCGAGATGCACGTGCAGCAAGAATTGCAGATGGGCCATCCGAAGTTCATAAAATGGTCATTGGTCGCAATTATGTATCGGAAAAATGGGATTTTTAA
- a CDS encoding phosphotransferase family protein, with translation MDIKELQEKVEVHLTSVWKEPVKITEIFHLSGGACQDNYALEIQSNTSKKSLVLRTDKGGSLLSSLSKRDEFKVAELVYNAGVKTPTPVYLEEQTSIIGTPFFLMEKIAGKATGRFITKDKELDSYRKTKMVSDLASNLAKLHTVTPETVKEEDLKQKLKLVTIENYISQAIADLRQSLDDLPEAHPAIELCLNWMESHAPNIDKIVLVHGDFRTGNFMMNADGLQGILDFEFAHFGDRHEDIAWLCMRDWRFGRLNKEVGGFGERKDFYKEYELTSGIKVDPYKVSYWEIMGNVRWAIGSAQQAERHLSGKDKGIELASIGRRTAEMEWEAMRLIEELENAI, from the coding sequence ATGGATATTAAAGAACTGCAAGAGAAGGTTGAAGTCCACCTAACTTCTGTATGGAAAGAGCCAGTTAAAATAACTGAAATTTTCCATTTAAGTGGAGGAGCTTGCCAAGATAATTATGCTTTGGAAATACAATCCAATACGTCCAAAAAATCACTAGTTCTTCGTACAGATAAGGGTGGAAGTTTACTTTCTTCCTTATCAAAACGGGATGAATTTAAGGTAGCAGAACTTGTATACAATGCAGGAGTCAAAACTCCAACGCCAGTTTATTTAGAAGAACAAACTTCTATTATAGGTACCCCTTTTTTTCTAATGGAAAAAATTGCAGGAAAAGCAACAGGTCGTTTCATCACTAAAGATAAAGAATTAGATTCCTATCGTAAAACAAAAATGGTTTCTGATTTAGCATCAAATCTTGCAAAACTTCATACAGTAACTCCAGAAACTGTTAAGGAAGAAGACCTAAAACAAAAACTCAAATTAGTCACGATTGAAAATTACATAAGCCAAGCGATTGCCGATTTAAGACAGTCTTTAGACGATTTACCAGAAGCTCACCCAGCGATTGAATTATGCCTCAATTGGATGGAGTCACATGCACCAAACATTGATAAAATTGTTTTAGTACATGGAGATTTTCGCACTGGTAACTTTATGATGAATGCAGATGGTCTTCAAGGAATCTTGGATTTTGAATTTGCCCATTTTGGAGATCGACACGAAGACATTGCTTGGTTGTGTATGCGAGATTGGAGATTTGGTCGTCTCAATAAAGAAGTAGGTGGATTCGGCGAGAGAAAGGATTTTTATAAAGAATACGAACTTACTTCTGGTATCAAGGTTGATCCATATAAAGTTTCCTATTGGGAGATCATGGGAAACGTTCGATGGGCAATTGGAAGTGCACAACAAGCTGAGAGGCATTTGTCAGGCAAAGATAAAGGAATCGAACTTGCTTCCATCGGAAGAAGGACAGCAGAAATGGAATGGGAAGCAATGCGTCTCATAGAGGAATTAGAAAATGCAATATAG
- a CDS encoding histidine phosphatase family protein, producing the protein MSYLYLVRHGQADRLGKNYDQLTELGWKQANLLGEYFKHQRIEFDSVYTGTLNRQKQTAEGIIKSFTNDQFCIPDPIENSAWDEFDSRMWLGIAAKIRNANPSFAKLYEAYKTAWEEGKEETRHYFQELIQLVLADWVNGVWGSIEPYTFEEYVEKVSKGPLQIPVDVKSTLVVSSSTPIAIMMGLSCKMNYKEFPIFMKSILNSSLSVFRHENNHWEPVSWNGTPHLQNPDLITIV; encoded by the coding sequence ATGTCCTATTTATATTTAGTTCGTCATGGCCAAGCGGATCGACTTGGAAAAAATTATGATCAACTAACAGAATTAGGTTGGAAACAGGCTAATCTTTTAGGCGAATATTTTAAACACCAAAGAATTGAATTTGATTCCGTATATACAGGAACCTTAAACAGGCAAAAACAAACCGCAGAAGGAATCATTAAAAGTTTTACCAACGATCAATTTTGTATACCAGATCCGATAGAAAATTCAGCTTGGGATGAATTTGATTCTAGAATGTGGTTAGGCATTGCGGCCAAAATCCGAAATGCGAATCCATCATTTGCAAAATTATACGAAGCATATAAAACTGCATGGGAAGAAGGAAAAGAAGAAACTAGGCATTATTTTCAAGAGCTCATACAACTTGTATTAGCCGATTGGGTAAATGGAGTTTGGGGTTCAATCGAACCATACACGTTTGAAGAATATGTTGAAAAGGTATCAAAAGGTCCACTCCAAATCCCTGTTGATGTAAAAAGTACCCTTGTTGTTTCTTCGAGCACACCCATCGCAATTATGATGGGTCTATCTTGCAAAATGAATTATAAAGAGTTTCCTATATTTATGAAATCAATTTTAAATTCGTCTTTAAGTGTGTTTCGTCATGAAAACAATCATTGGGAACCTGTTAGTTGGAATGGAACTCCCCACTTACAAAACCCGGATCTAATTACGATTGTTTAA
- a CDS encoding aldo/keto reductase — protein MKKRRLGKTGMVVSEICMGTMTFGSSCNEDEAFRILDKAYDSGIDFYDTAEIYPVPPQKSWVHRTEEIFGKWLKTKPRDGVIIATKVAGPGHGWFSPPLREGKTALDKYHIRRAIEGSLQRLGVETIDLYQTHWPDHDVAYDETMEALTELKEEGKIRYAGCSNETSFGLMKSLWTSDKYNLIRYDSIQNNFSILNRRFEDELAQVCRKEGVSLLPYSPLAGGVLTGKYNGTSKPEGARFVRYMAEGERQKRMSNRFLNEQTLASTKELMEIANKYGMSVTVMSVAWSKQHDYVASTIIGANTVEQLEESLKATDVILSDEILSEINAVSKKIQYPMG, from the coding sequence ATGAAAAAAAGAAGACTTGGCAAAACAGGTATGGTGGTTTCTGAAATTTGTATGGGAACCATGACATTTGGTTCCTCATGTAACGAAGATGAGGCGTTTCGAATTTTAGACAAAGCTTATGATTCTGGGATTGATTTTTACGATACGGCAGAAATTTATCCAGTACCACCTCAAAAGTCTTGGGTTCACCGAACAGAAGAGATTTTTGGAAAATGGCTAAAAACAAAACCGAGAGATGGAGTCATCATAGCAACAAAGGTTGCTGGACCTGGTCATGGTTGGTTTAGTCCACCATTACGAGAAGGAAAAACTGCTCTCGATAAATATCACATTCGACGTGCCATTGAAGGTTCCTTACAAAGGTTAGGTGTCGAAACTATCGATTTGTACCAAACTCATTGGCCTGATCATGATGTTGCTTATGACGAAACGATGGAAGCACTCACCGAATTGAAAGAAGAAGGCAAAATTCGATATGCTGGCTGTTCCAATGAAACTTCTTTTGGTCTCATGAAAAGTCTTTGGACATCAGATAAATACAATTTAATTCGATATGATTCCATCCAAAATAATTTTTCAATTCTCAATCGTCGTTTTGAAGATGAATTAGCGCAAGTTTGTCGTAAAGAAGGTGTTTCCCTGTTACCTTATTCTCCATTGGCCGGAGGAGTGTTAACTGGAAAATACAATGGTACTTCAAAACCAGAAGGAGCTCGTTTTGTTCGTTATATGGCAGAAGGGGAAAGACAAAAAAGAATGTCGAACCGATTCTTAAATGAACAAACGTTAGCTTCCACTAAAGAATTGATGGAAATCGCAAATAAATATGGGATGAGTGTCACTGTGATGTCTGTCGCCTGGAGTAAACAACATGATTACGTTGCATCTACAATTATTGGTGCAAATACCGTGGAACAACTTGAAGAATCGTTAAAGGCTACAGATGTCATTTTATCTGATGAAATATTATCCGAAATTAATGCTGTATCCAAAAAAATTCAATACCCAATGGGCTAA
- a CDS encoding acylphosphatase, with protein MGKSEEARARILIRGTVQGVGFRYYILQKAQEMRLKGYTQNLPNGEVEAVVEGDKLFIEDLYRAMQRGPTKAKVKDHVIEWSDPKNQFKTFLIKK; from the coding sequence TTGGGAAAATCAGAAGAAGCAAGAGCAAGAATTTTAATACGGGGAACCGTACAGGGTGTTGGATTTCGTTATTATATCCTACAAAAGGCCCAAGAAATGAGACTCAAAGGTTATACTCAAAACTTACCAAATGGGGAAGTGGAAGCAGTAGTGGAAGGTGATAAACTTTTTATCGAAGATTTATACCGTGCAATGCAACGAGGACCTACAAAAGCAAAGGTAAAGGATCATGTCATAGAATGGAGTGATCCCAAAAACCAATTTAAAACTTTTTTAATTAAGAAATAA
- a CDS encoding RNA pyrophosphohydrolase, producing the protein MDERGILTFMTNKPYRKNVGMVVFNSLGKVIVGERIQFPGSWQFPQGGIDEEEDYLEAAKRELYEELGIKKAIYVTEYPDWIPYDFPNSLGLNSHLQKFRGQLQRWILFYWDGELEECDLVHHEQEFLTVIHMEIEDTIQAVVDFKRPVYEKFVPIFKSAIQNYIAENIKSK; encoded by the coding sequence ATGGATGAAAGGGGCATTCTAACATTTATGACAAACAAACCCTACCGAAAAAATGTAGGAATGGTAGTATTTAACTCTTTGGGAAAAGTAATTGTGGGAGAACGGATTCAATTTCCTGGTTCTTGGCAATTTCCTCAAGGAGGAATCGACGAAGAAGAAGATTATTTAGAAGCCGCAAAACGTGAATTATATGAAGAGCTTGGAATCAAAAAAGCTATTTATGTAACTGAATACCCTGATTGGATTCCATATGATTTTCCAAACTCTTTAGGACTCAATTCTCATTTACAAAAGTTTCGTGGCCAATTACAACGATGGATTTTGTTTTATTGGGATGGGGAATTAGAAGAATGTGATTTGGTTCACCATGAACAAGAGTTTCTGACTGTTATCCATATGGAAATAGAGGATACAATCCAAGCCGTTGTTGATTTTAAACGACCTGTTTATGAAAAGTTTGTTCCTATTTTTAAATCTGCGATCCAAAATTACATTGCAGAGAATATTAAATCAAAGTAA
- the sixA gene encoding phosphohistidine phosphatase SixA — protein MKIILVRHGEAENSTPTISDSQRELTDKGRSDIHKIGKFIKNSSLSVKQVYYSPYTRTKHTAEILSEELKYNGEMVASDDLAAGRGCTDIISCLVNFSNSDTVLLVGHNPDITYFAAKLLGNSSVAENLVFQPGSTIAINVAREKFNHGQIIWAISPDNLGTES, from the coding sequence ATGAAGATCATTTTGGTTCGTCACGGTGAGGCAGAAAACTCCACCCCTACCATTTCCGATTCACAACGAGAACTAACCGATAAAGGAAGAAGTGACATTCACAAAATCGGTAAATTTATTAAAAATTCATCTTTATCCGTTAAACAAGTTTATTATAGCCCATATACCAGAACCAAACACACGGCCGAAATTCTTTCCGAAGAACTAAAATACAATGGAGAAATGGTCGCATCTGACGATTTAGCAGCCGGTAGAGGTTGCACTGACATTATATCTTGTTTGGTGAATTTTAGTAATTCCGACACTGTTTTGTTAGTTGGTCATAATCCAGATATCACTTACTTCGCAGCCAAATTATTAGGGAATTCTAGTGTAGCAGAAAATTTAGTTTTCCAACCTGGATCCACAATTGCCATCAATGTTGCGCGAGAAAAATTTAACCATGGCCAAATCATTTGGGCGATTTCTCCTGATAATTTAGGTACGGAATCCTAA
- a CDS encoding LIMLP_16025 family protein gives MSNVENKLQDIVNAGIGAVKTSKEVWEKLVVDLNEKKSQFETNFQKLKEQGESDTSDKALKVKMGVAWGIVRFEELKDNVVKYLDKVKETNDQKPS, from the coding sequence ATGAGCAACGTGGAAAACAAACTACAAGATATCGTGAACGCTGGAATTGGTGCTGTTAAAACTTCCAAAGAAGTTTGGGAGAAACTCGTTGTGGATCTTAACGAGAAAAAAAGCCAATTCGAAACCAACTTTCAAAAATTGAAAGAACAAGGGGAAAGTGACACAAGTGATAAAGCCCTAAAAGTGAAAATGGGAGTTGCTTGGGGAATTGTTCGATTCGAAGAACTCAAAGACAATGTTGTGAAGTATCTAGACAAGGTAAAAGAAACAAACGATCAAAAACCTTCTTAA
- a CDS encoding arylesterase — translation MTPFRHFFLIFSILVSLSHCGGQIQEKPIVGCERITGTPGPEDFDIIRESSTIIVSSHERRNGLKDIGALFEISFSDPKQKLLAKKVETNYPENFRPHGISYAKVKGVDTLAVISHTLQDDIPHTIEIFERTKAGKWTHTKTLSDPSLTSPNDLFMNESGEIFTSNDNGTSQTFRKYWDMIIRSGRADVSYYDGKKFQSLGVPVMLGNGIYIRKQGKQELLYRSVFSEKQIRLYEVNREDGKINLKYLESIPIGAGPDNILEDDNGMLWLAAHDSPYKFIRHVMNRNNLAPTRVFKINPETKEVTEVYANEGSEISAGSTGLVYKDKLLISQVFEDFLLVCPKP, via the coding sequence TTGACCCCATTTCGGCACTTTTTCCTCATTTTTTCCATTTTGGTCTCCCTTTCTCACTGTGGAGGCCAAATCCAAGAAAAACCAATCGTTGGTTGTGAACGAATCACAGGTACACCAGGCCCAGAAGACTTCGATATCATCCGAGAGTCCTCAACCATCATTGTTTCCTCACACGAACGGAGGAATGGACTCAAAGATATTGGTGCATTGTTCGAAATTTCATTCTCGGATCCCAAACAGAAATTGTTAGCTAAAAAAGTAGAAACGAATTACCCAGAGAATTTCAGGCCACATGGAATTAGTTATGCGAAAGTCAAAGGAGTGGATACACTTGCTGTGATTTCGCACACACTCCAAGACGATATCCCACATACAATTGAAATCTTTGAACGTACAAAGGCCGGAAAATGGACTCATACAAAAACATTAAGTGATCCATCTCTTACAAGTCCAAATGATTTATTCATGAATGAATCAGGTGAAATTTTTACATCCAATGACAATGGAACAAGCCAAACATTTCGTAAGTATTGGGATATGATCATTCGAAGTGGTCGAGCTGATGTTTCCTATTACGATGGAAAAAAATTCCAATCATTGGGAGTTCCTGTGATGTTAGGAAATGGAATATACATTCGTAAACAAGGCAAACAAGAGTTATTGTATCGATCTGTATTTTCGGAAAAACAGATTCGATTGTATGAAGTAAATCGTGAGGATGGCAAAATTAATTTGAAGTATTTAGAATCCATTCCGATAGGTGCGGGTCCTGATAATATTTTGGAAGATGATAATGGTATGTTATGGCTTGCAGCGCATGATTCACCATATAAATTCATTCGGCACGTGATGAACCGAAACAATTTAGCTCCCACTCGTGTGTTTAAAATTAACCCAGAAACGAAAGAAGTCACAGAAGTTTATGCAAACGAAGGTTCTGAAATTTCTGCTGGAAGTACGGGTCTTGTTTATAAAGACAAACTACTCATTTCACAGGTATTCGAAGATTTCCTTTTGGTTTGTCCAAAACCTTAA